CTTCGATTTCAGCAAAGGAAACGATAACACGTGACTGCCTAAGTGCCCTCAGCTTCCGAACAGACATTCCTGCCGACAAATACGAAGGCTGCCGTACAGCGGCAAAGGATGTGCGATTGGCCCACTACGTCAACCACACAATCAAGGAGCATGACGTCAAGCGGGACTACTTCCCAGATACAAcgttctgcttctgcttcctCGACCATCGCTGCAACGGCGCCAGTGGTCTGCAGAAGTCCGCTGCCCTGGGCCTACTAGCCATGGCCATAACGCTACTGCTCGGCCGCTAGTGCCTCGACTGTGCTACGTAGTTGGTACCAAAGTGCCTTACTCCAATCAACGATAGTTCAAGTAGAGCTCGAATCTCGTCTAGCCACATTCCGTCCCCATTTTTTGTACAACTTTTGTATTACTCACATTTTTGTGGTCTTGTGTTTACTCAActaattaaatacattttacaaTATTATAAACAGGCGTGAAATCGTTGTATCAGGAAGAAGCTGCAGCCGCACCAGAGACGTCCGGATTCTTTGGTCCTCTGTAGTCGTAGGCTTCCACTTCGGGATGTTCTTTTATGTATTCGGCGTAGGCATCGGCCAGGCGCAAGCACTGGGGTACGGACAGCTCAAAGGAACGCAGCGTATCCCGGACATCAGCTCGCTGGAAGAGCGTTTGTGTGGTCTCTTCGCGGCTATCAGGCGGAAGCAAAGTTCCGTAGCCACGGCGACAGTACTTCTGGCGCATGCTAAAGATGTGACGCACGACGCGTTCCACAAGGGAAAAGGGCAGCTGGGTCTTGGGCTGCTTCAGTGGTATGAGCTTGACCACGCCAACGTCCACTTGTGGCTTGGGAACGAACGCCTTACCCGGTATTATGAACTTCATCACCGGCTCCGTCCAGATTTGGGACATTACAGAGAGCCGACAACGCTGCTCGCTCCCCACTGGGGCGCAGATCCGTTCGGCCACCTCCTTCTGAAAGGTGAGCGTCATGCAGGTGTCGTTGCGGCGAAACGCACCTCGGCGCGCCGCCAAGTCCGCGTACCAATTGATAAGAAGACGCGTGGAGATCGAAAACGGCAGGTTACCGATCAGATGGATGCGCTGCGTCGTGTCCGGAATATGCTGTTCGATGTTGAAGCGTAGAATGTCGTCGTAGTAGATGTCCACCTGCATGTCGAGCGGGCTGGCACATTcgcgcagcagctgcagagtCTCGCCAAATCGCCGATCCTTCTCAACCAGAATCAGCCGTTGGGGCTGTCGACGTAGTATAGAGCGAGTGATGCCGCCAGGCCCGGGTCCGACCTCCAGCACAATGTCGCGGGGATCAATTCGTCCCGCGGACTTCACGATCTTGTCTGTAAGTCGCTCGTCCATGAGAAAGTTCTGACTGAGCTGCTTCATGGCCTGCAGCTTGTAAAGCTTCACCAGCTCGCGGATAGTGGGCAGCGGGGGCAGCCGCATGCCACTGTTCAACACGCGTGCCGTGACCTGTGACATCTTCAAGAGAACAAAAATTAGTTGGAGACTGATCGCACTGTGTCTGGCGTGATGTATGCTACTTACATTGTTGTGCAACGATTTTAAGGgtttatctgtgtgtgtgtgtgtaaaatgaaacaaaacgCTTAAGACtaaataattaacaaaaacTGGAGGCGACTTTTAGTTGGTGTTGACCTTCTTGGGCTCCTCAAAGTCGTCCAGGAATTTCTCCTGCTGCACCGAGAATATGGAGTAGCCGTAGATGCCCAATACGGAAAGTCCCAAGGCGCCGGCAGTCAATAAATTGTTGCGGCGCACACGCTTCAGCTTCTGCACGCGGTCCAGGTTCTGCTCCTCGATCAGTTTCATGAACTGCAGCTGCGCCCTATCCAATTTCGGTGCGTTTTCTCCGTACTTGATCTTAGGTTCTTGCTCCGACGCCGACATTATTTACGTTTCAAAGtgaataaaaacttttttgcacttttgccTGCTAAAAAACTTATGAAATCTGTTAATCAGTTATCGATCAAATATCGTCCGGACGCTCATAAAAATACCGAAATGTACTGtcttattttcaaaatataccgtgaaTATaccgataaaaaaaaaacaaacttagCCCACCAAGCCCCCTTTAGTAAGAAACTTGAGCTAAgccgcaaacaaaaaaatttaagtGTGTGTAAGATCTTCTTGTAGATCTTATCAAATCCTTCATCTTTCATTACAAAAAAActcgatatctttcacctgaagtTCGCTAAATTCTTCAAGTTTCATAATATTCGTGTGTGTTTAATTCTCTCCTAgtcgacaatgggttaatgGGGCTAATCGTACTGAGTTCACGATCCGAAATCATCATATTCTTCGATTTAATCTTTAAATGATCTAAAGTTAATAATCTTATGTACAGTTTGAGATTTATGTTGCATTTAAAATGGATGAAGGAGAACAGTCCAAGCTGAAAACCAGGTAACAATGATACCCTTGCTTTCCAGCAACGCACTCTGACGATTTTCTTCACCGCGCAGCCGTTACAACTACATCGAGAGCTAGCTGCTATTAAGTTTTCCTCCTATTTCGTGCAACGAGCTGCTTGCCAGTTCACTTTTGTTGGTGGCTCGAGTGCAACGCGAAACGTGCTGAGTTGTTCGAAACAATTTgtggggcaggcagcagacgCGTTCCAGGCCTTGTCATATCTGTTGTGTAGAGTGCTATTATTTTACAAATAGCAAGCCAGTGGGGGCTGGGCTCCATCACTGCTGCAGAGGCCTAGGCAATCTCAGATTGAGagcaaaccaaaccaaagcaaTTAAGCGCTATTACCAGCAGTCGGAGGTAATTGCGCCTCAAAGTGCGTACTTCTTCTTTTTACCCCAACTAAAAGTATGTGTTCCATATTGTGATGTGCGCTTGAACTCGTGTATAGAAAAGGCTGCTAGGATGTTGGCAAGCCGTGAAGATGGATTTTCAAATGCGGAAATGAAAGTAAAATGTGGTTGCGTGTTTTGAAACTACTCTGAAAATCTCATACCATACCCAATAACaacaaagcaaaggcaaaacaaaCGCGTAATTGCAGAAATCAGCTGTGTACCCacggacagagacagagatagcaacagcaaaacaCTCCACTTCAGCGCCCAACAGCCCCACTCTCGCCCCCCTCCTCACCTACAATGACAAGACCCAACAGCTGGTCGCGCTCTCTCGCCTGCTCTCTGGTTCTCTTTGCCTTTatttggtttgcttttttcccgtttgttttgttttgatttttttttatgttacACGCTTGGTGTGCGAGGCTGGAAGGGGTAACTTTTTTGATACCTTTGATAACTTTATATACCCTTAATGGGGTAACTTTTGTCTAGAAGTTGGAAAATTAATATAAcattatttttcaatattcCCGGGTACCAATTTTCCTATATATAAAATCTTGTGGCGgtgatttatttttgtaatcTTTAAATTGTGAAATTCCACTTTGCAGCAAACTAAAACGCGTGTTTCGTTAACCGCCGTCCGCTTAAACGTTAGGAATACAAAACAAATCTACACACAGGCGCGAAAGGCTATAAAGCAGCTACATATAGCTTTTCCAGTCCAATAATTAGTGCAGCTATCAAATCAACAAAGAAACCGATTCCCAGCGAACCCGCAGAGATGGCGTTCATTTCGAAAGACTTCCGATCACCCGGAGAGGCCTGGGTGAAGACCGACGTAGGCTGGGAGCGCCTAAAGGTGCTTGAGTGCGGAGGCAAACGTAAGCGGTAAGTCCATCCAGATTTTAACAATGGATTTGGGGGGGACTGATGACATTCCACTTATGAAACAGACGCGACACAATCGACTATTTGCATTTGTAAACGTTTCATTATTATAGCTTGATAATGGGGCAATACCTTATCTTGTATCATTTCactgtaaataaataagtgtGAGAATTAATGACTTTTATGGGAATGCAGAAATCCGTAAAGTACAAGGCCACAGAAGCACAAATACAGTCCTTGACTAACTATCACTTTGGGTGGGCTTTCACAGTGCATACACGTAAACGAGGACTTTTAAATGGGGTCCTAGCAATGCCCTACTTCTAGAACATCGATGTACATATCTTATCGGTGAAAATTGCCAATGCCTTCCTTCGGATAAAGTACTACCTTGAACCAATTGTGGCACAAGGTCTAAACAATACAGCCGTCAACGTAATTccgtatgtacgtacatatgtaggtctagTAATGTTTTTGAAGTCATTCCGCATTCCCTTCCAACCTAATTTCTCTGTATGCTAGCTATGATTTTCATATATCCATCGCATTGTACTGTACCGCGCAAATTGTG
The sequence above is a segment of the Drosophila pseudoobscura strain MV-25-SWS-2005 chromosome X, UCI_Dpse_MV25, whole genome shotgun sequence genome. Coding sequences within it:
- the crim gene encoding uncharacterized protein crim, with the protein product MNAYPTLIALLLVAVLIHEGDAIWCYRCTSATPGCAEKFNWRGIGFLGEQCPEPNDICVKVTERRGSKETITRDCLSALSFRTDIPADKYEGCRTAAKDVRLAHYVNHTIKEHDVKRDYFPDTTFCFCFLDHRCNGASGLQKSAALGLLAMAITLLLGR
- the mtTFB1 gene encoding dimethyladenosine transferase 1, mitochondrial, with the protein product MSQVTARVLNSGMRLPPLPTIRELVKLYKLQAMKQLSQNFLMDERLTDKIVKSAGRIDPRDIVLEVGPGPGGITRSILRRQPQRLILVEKDRRFGETLQLLRECASPLDMQVDIYYDDILRFNIEQHIPDTTQRIHLIGNLPFSISTRLLINWYADLAARRGAFRRNDTCMTLTFQKEVAERICAPVGSEQRCRLSVMSQIWTEPVMKFIIPGKAFVPKPQVDVGVVKLIPLKQPKTQLPFSLVERVVRHIFSMRQKYCRRGYGTLLPPDSREETTQTLFQRADVRDTLRSFELSVPQCLRLADAYAEYIKEHPEVEAYDYRGPKNPDVSGAAAASS
- the Ccdc56 gene encoding cytochrome c oxidase assembly factor 3, mitochondrial translates to MSASEQEPKIKYGENAPKLDRAQLQFMKLIEEQNLDRVQKLKRVRRNNLLTAGALGLSVLGIYGYSIFSVQQEKFLDDFEEPKKVNTN